A single Epinephelus lanceolatus isolate andai-2023 chromosome 22, ASM4190304v1, whole genome shotgun sequence DNA region contains:
- the LOC144459730 gene encoding uncharacterized protein LOC144459730 encodes MEEDKQNPEHRSNKVRRRQAAGSSSDSSDVEEQRGREELIRHHRDKSFTTSGSLKIHQRVQTGEKPYSCNQHSLKNHHRVHTAEKLQCTSLEIHQRIHTGKKPYSCDQCGKAFTSSDALKTHQRSHIGEKPYSCDQCGKAFALSGALKKHQRIHTGEKPYSCDQCGKAFALSEGLKKHQRIHTGEKPYSCDQCGKAFVVLGALKKHKRIHTGEKPYSCDQCGKTFAQSWVLKNHQRIHTGEKPYSCDQCGKAFAQSWVLKNHQRIHTGEKPHSCDQCGKAFALSEALKKHQRIHTGEKPYWCDQCGRLFARCSTLRTHQCRHAGENLYSCD; translated from the exons ATGGAGGAGGACAAGCAGAACCCGGAGCACCGGAGCAACAAGGTCCGGAGAAGACAAGCAGCAGGCTCGTCCTCTGATAGCAGCGATGTTGAG gaacagagaggaagagaggaactTATACGTCACCACCGTGACAAATCCTTCACAACATCTGGATCTTTAAAAATTCATCAAAGAGTTCAAactggagagaaaccatacagctgCAACCAACATAGCTTAAAAAATCACCACCgtgttcacactgcagagaagtTGCAATGCACGTCCCTTGAAATTCACCAAAGAATTCACACAGGAAAGAAAccgtacagctgtgatcaatgtggcaaagctTTCACAAGCTCAGATGCCTTGAAAACCCATCAACGCAGTCACATAGGAGAGAAAccgtacagctgtgatcaatgtggcaaagccTTTGCATTGTCAGGAGCCTTAAAAAAACACCAacgtattcacacaggagagaaaccgtacagctgtgatcaatgtggcaaagccTTTGCATTGTCAGAAggcttaaaaaaacatcaacgtattcacacaggagagaaaccgtacagctgtgatcaatgtggcaaagccTTTGTAGTGTTAGGagccttaaaaaaacacaaacgtattcacacaggagagaaaccatacagctgtgatcaatgtggcaaaACCTTTGCACAGTCATGGGTCTTAAAAAACCACCAacgtattcacacaggagagaaaccatacagctgtgatcaatgtggcaaagccTTTGCACAGTCATGGGTCTTAAAAAACCACCAacgtattcacacaggagagaaaccacacagctgtgatcaatgtggcaaagccTTTGCATTGTCAGAAGCCTTAAAAAAACACCAACgcattcacacaggagagaaaccgtacTGGTGTGACCAATGTGGAAGATTATTTGCCCGGTGCAGTACTTTGAGAACCCATCAATGCCGGCATGCAGGAGAGAACCTGTACAGCTGTGACTAG
- the LOC117245909 gene encoding uncharacterized protein LOC117245909 isoform X1 produces the protein MEEDKQNPEHRSNKVRRRQAAGSSSDSSDVEEQRGREELIRHHRDKSFTTSGSLKIHQRVQTGEKPYSCDQCEKTFFRCSALKAHQRIHIEGELSSFFQSGKDFTESGTSKKRHIDTAEKLFSCDQCEKAFTTLRSLKSHHRVHTGEKLHCCDQCGKTFSQRTSLETHQIIHTEEKPYSCDQCGKAFTRSGHLTAHQRSHTGEKPYGCDQCGKKFSQIRTLISHKYIHTGEKPYRCDQCGKSFPQLGALKTHQRIHTGEKPYSCDQCGKSFPQLGALKTHQRIHTGEKPYSCDQCGKAFVQSATLKSHQRIHTGEKPYSCDQCGKAFALSWALKSHQRIHTGEKPYWCDQCGRLFAWCTQLRTHQCRHAGENPYSCD, from the exons ATGGAGGAGGACAAGCAGAACCCGGAGCACCGGAGCAACAAGGTCCGGAGAAGACAAGCAGCAGGCTCGTCCTCTGATAGCAGCGATGTTGAG gaacagagaggaagagaggaactTATACGTCACCACCGTGACAAATCCTTCACAACATCTGGATCTTTAAAAATTCATCAAAGAGTTCAAactggagagaaaccatacagctgtgaccaatgtgagaaaacattttttcgCTGCAGTGCCCTCAAAGCCCATCAACGCATTCACATTGAAGGGGAACTGTCCAGTTTTTTCCAAAGTGGGAAGGATTTCACAGAGTCAGGGACCTCAAAAAAACGACACATTGACACAGCAGAGAAACTGTTtagctgtgatcaatgtgagAAAGCTTTCACCACTCTACGTAGCTTAAAAAGTCACCACCGtgttcacacaggagagaagttGCACTGCTGTGACCAATGTGGGAAAACTTTTTCGCAACGCACGTCCCTTGAAACTCACCAAATAATTCACACAGAAGAGAAACCGTACAGCTGTGATCAGTGTGGCAAAGCTTTCACACGCTCAGGTCACTTGACAGCTCATCAACgcagtcacacaggagagaaaccatacgGGTGCGACCAATGTGGGAAGAAGTTTTCTCAAATCAGAACCTTAATATCTCATAAATATATTCACACCGGTGAGAAACCATACAGGtgtgatcaatgtggcaaaTCCTTTCCACAGTTAGGGGCCTTAAAAACCCACCAACGCATTCACACCGGAGAGAAAccgtacagctgtgatcaatgtggcaaaTCCTTTCCACAGTTAGGGGCCTTAAAAACCCACCAACGCATTCACACCGGAGAGAAAccgtacagctgtgatcaatgtggcaaagccTTTGTACAGTCAGCAACCTTAAAAAGCCACCAacgtattcacacaggagagaaaccatacagctgtgatcaatgtggcaaagccTTTGCACTGTCATGGGCCTTAAAAAGCCACCAGcgtattcacacaggagagaagccgtACTGGTGTGACCAATGTGGAAGATTATTTGCCTGGTGCACTCAATTGAGAACCCACCAATGCCGGCATGCAGGAGAGAACCCGTACAGCTGTGACTAG
- the LOC117245909 gene encoding uncharacterized protein LOC117245909 isoform X2 — protein MEEDKQNPEHRSNKVRRRQAAGSSSDSSDVEEQRGREELKCLHRDKSFTTSGSSKIHQRLQTGEKPYSCDQCEKTFFRCSALKAHQRIHIEGELSSFFQSGKDFTKSGTSKKQDIDTAEKLFSCDQCEKAFTQSRYLKAHQLSHTGEKSYSCDQCGKAFTRSKYLKAHQRSHTGEKPYGCNQCGKKFSHIRTLISHKHIHTGEKPYSCDQCGKAFAWSGALKVHQRIHTGEKPYSCDQCDKAFAWSGTLKIHQRIHTGEKPYSCDQCGKAFAQSGALKDHQRIHTGEKPYWCEQCGRLFARCSNLSAHQSRHAGENLYSCE, from the coding sequence gaacagagaggaagagaggaactTAAATGTCTCCACCGTGACAAATCCTTCACAACATCTGGATCTTCAAAAATTCATCAAAGGCTCCAAactggagagaaaccatacagctgtgaccaatgtgagaaaacattttttcgCTGCAGTGCCCTCAAAGCCCATCAACGCATTCACATTGAAGGGGAACTGTCCAGTTTTTTCCAAAGTGGGAAGGATTTCACAAAGTCAGGGAcctcaaaaaaacaagacattgacacagcagagaaactgtttagctgtgatcaatgtgagAAAGCTTTCACGCAATCAAGATACTTGAAAGCCCATCAACTcagtcacacaggagagaaatcgTATAGTtgtgatcaatgtggcaaagctTTCACACGATCAAAATACTTGAAAGCCCATCAACgcagtcacacaggagagaagccaTACGGGTGCAACCAATGTGGGAAAAAGTTTTCCCATATCAGAACCTTAATATCTCATAAAcatattcacacaggagagaaaccgtacagctgtgatcaatgtggcaaagccTTTGCATGGTCAGGGGCCTTAAAAGTCCACCAacgtattcacacaggagagaaaccatacagctgtgatcaatgtgacAAAGCCTTTGCATGGTCAGGGACCTTAAAAATCCACCAACgcattcacacaggagagaaaccatacagctgtgatcaatgtggcaaagccTTTGCACAGTCAGGGGCCTTAAAAGACCACCAacgtattcacacaggagagaagccgtACTGGTGTGAACAATGTGGAAGATTATTTGCCCGGTGCAGTAATTTGAGTGCCCATCAAAGCCGGCATGCAGGAGAGAACCTGTACAGCTGTGAGTAG